The genomic stretch TGCTCGGCGCGTTTCACGTCGTAATCGGCGGCCTGGATGAGCTTGAGCAGGATGTTCTCGACATCCTCGCCCACATAGCCGGCCTCGGTGAGCGCCGTGGCGTCCGCGATCGCGAACGGCACGTTGAGCATGCGGGCCAACGTCTGCGCCAGGTGAGTCTTGCCGCAGCCGGTGGGGCCGATGAGCATGATGTTGGACTTGGCCACCTCGACGTCGCTGCCCGCACCGGGAGCGCCGCTCGACTCGGCCTGAATCCGCTTGTAGTGGTTGTAGACGGCGACCGAGAGCGCCTTCTTCGCCTGTTCCTGACCCACCACGTACTGGTCAAGGAACTGGCAGATCTCCATCGGCTTGGGAAGCTCTTCCCACTTCACCTCGCCGGTCTCGGCCAGCTCTTCCTCGATGATCTCGTTGCAGAGGTCGATGCACTCGTCGCAGATGTAGACCCCAGGGCCCGCGATGAGCTTCTTGACCTGCTTCTGCGACTTCCCACAGAAGGAGCACTTCAGTAGGTCGCCGCCGTCGCCGATCCGTGCCACCTACGTTCTCCTTGAGCTCATCGGCCGACTCACACCGGCCCTGATCACGAGGACTGATTGCCTCGTTGCCATCTCATCGTCTGCGGAACCGCGTAACTGAGGCTGCATGCTCGACGTTACCCGCAAAGGTGCCGTTCTCCGACCCCCCAAAACGGGCGTGTCAGGGGTCGGCCAGTTTATTGCGCCCGGCCGGCCCCCGACATGATGCCTCAGCCCACCGACTGCAGGCTCTTCTTGCGGCTCGCGAGCACGACGTCGACCAGACCGTACTCCTTGGCCTCCTCGGCCGTCATGATCTTGTCGCGATCGACGTCCTTGCGGACCTGCTCCGGCGTGCGGCCGGAGTGACGCGAGATCATCTCCTCCATCTGCGTACGCATGCGGAGGATCTCGCGGGCCTGGATCTCGATGTCCGACCCCTGGCCGTAGCCACCCTCGGTGGCCGGCTGGTGGATCAGAACCCGCGAGTGCGGCAGGGCCATCCGCTTGCCCGCCGTGCCGCCGGCCAGCAGGACGGCGGCCGCGCTGGCCGCCTGCCCCAGGCAGACCGTCGAGATGTCGGGGCGGACGTACTGCATCGTGTCGTAGATCGCCGTCATGGCGGTGAAGGAGCCGCCCGGCGAGTTGATGTACATGAGGATGTCGCGGTCGGGATCCGAGCTCTCCAGCGTGAGCAGCTGGGCCATCACGTCGTTGGCCGACGCGTCGTCCACCTGCACGCCGAGGAAGATGATCCGGTCCTCGAACATCTTGTTGTACGGGTTCGTCTCCTTCATCATCCCGTTCGAGGAACGCTCGACGAAGGAGGGCAGCACGTAGCGGTTGTGCACCGGCGCGAACCCGGAGGGCAAGGTCAGGTCAGTCATTGTTCAGCTCCTCAGTTCAGCGTTCCGGCGCCGTCGGAGACCTGCATGGCCCCGGTGATCACCTTGTCGATGAAGCCGTAGTCCTTGGCTTCCTCCGCCGTGAACCAGCGGTCACGGTCGGAGTCACGCTCGATCTGCTCCTGAGTCTGCCCGGTGTGGAAGGCGACTCGCTCCTGGAACATGCGCTTGGTGTACAGCATCTGCTCGGCCTGGATGGCGATGTCGGCGGCCGTGCCGCCCATGCCGCCCGAGGGCTGGTGCATCATGATCCGCGCGTGCGGCAGCGAGAAGCGCTTGCCGGGGGCGCCGGCGCAGAGCAGCAGCTGTCCCATCGACGCGGCCATACCCATGGCTACGGTCTGCACGTCGTTATCGATGAACTGCATGGTGTCGTAGATCGCCATGCCCGAGTAGACCGAGCCACCGGGCGAGTTGATCCAGAGGTGAATGTCGCGCTCGGGGTCCTCGGCGGAAAGCAGCAGCAGCTGAGCGCAGATGCGGTTGGCCACCGAGTCGGTCACCTCGCTGCCGAGGAAGATGATGCGCTCACGCAGCAGGCGGTTGAAGACCGAGTCGTCGAGGTTGCCACTGAGGGATTCACCGCGCAGCGCGGGGCTCGCGGGAAGATGAAGATCGGTCATGGCAGCCCTTCACAGCTGACTGTGCCGGCCCGGTGTCCGCGGCCGGCAAGTTGTCCGTCGTACGACCAACCTAACCGGTCGATTGCGCATCAGCTTCCCGCTCGGGCAGGTGTTCGCTGACAGCGCAGGGCGCTCCAGGAAAACCAAAAGACCGCGATCGCCCCGGGAGGCGATCGCGGTCCGGAGATTCAGTGGTTGTGGCCGGTGTGGTCGTCCTCGGAGGCGGCCCGCAGGTCGTCGAGCGTGAGGACCGTGCCCTCGGAGTCCTTCATCTCGACCTGCTCCATGACCGAGGCCAGTGCCTTGCCACGGCGCACGTCGCCGAACACGGCGGCCGCCGCGCCCGACTGCACGAGCTGGTCGTAGTACTGCTGCGGCTGCATCTGCGCCCGCTGCGCCCGGTGCACGATCTCGTGACCGAACTCGTCGTCGGAGACCTGAACGTCCTCGGCGTCGGCGATCGTGTCGAGCAGCAGCTGAATGCGGACGCCCTCGACGGCGGCCTCGGTCAGCTCCTGGTCGATCTGCTCCTCGGTCTTGTCCTCCGAGGTCAGGTAGTCCTGCAGGGTCGCGCCGATCCGCTCCAGCTGGTCGGTCATGGCCTGCTTGCGGCCCTCGACCTCGTCCTTCACGACGCCCTCGGGCGCCGGGATGTCGGCCGCCTCGACCAGCTGCTTGAGCGCCTCGTCACGGGCCGCGTAGATCTGCTCGACCTTCTTGACCTTGGTCAGCCGCTCGCGCAGGTCGTTACGCAGCTCCTCCAGCGTGTCGAACTCGCTGGCCATCTGCGCGAAGTCGTCGTCGACCTCGGGCAGCTGCTTGTCCTTGACGCTGCGGACCTTGACCTCGACCTCGGCGTCCCGCCCCGCGAAATCGCCACCCACCAGCTGCGTGGTGAACTGGGCATCGGCGTCCGCGACCAGGCCCACCAGCACCTCGTCGAGACCCGGGAGCAGCTGCTTGCTGCCCACCTCGTGCGAGATGTTGGTCGCCGAGCCGCCCGGAACCTCCTGGCCGTCGACCGTCGCCTTCAGGTCGAGCTGCACGTAGTCGCCCTCGGCGGCCGGCCGGTCGACGGTCTTCAGCGTGGCGAAACGCTCACGCAGGCCGTTGATCTGCTCGTCGATCTCGTTGTCGCCGATCTCGACCGCCGGAACCGTCACCGAAATGGTCTTCAGGTCGGGCACGGTGATCTCGGGCCGGACGTCGACCTCGGCCGTGAACCTCAACGGCTCGTTGTCGGCGAACTCGGTGATCTCGACCTCGGGACGACCCAGCGTCTTCACGTCGTGCTCACGCACGGCGGCCAGGATCTGCTGCGGGATCGCTTCCTGAACCGCCTCGTTCAGGACCGCGCCACGCCCGACACGCTGGTCGATGACCGCTGCCGGGATCTTGCCGCGACGGAAGCCCGGCACCTGCACCTGCGCGCCGATCTCCCGGTACGCCTTCTGCAGGCTCGGCTTGAGCTCGTCGAACGGCACCTCGATGGCGAGCTTCACCCTGGTCGGGCTCAGAGTCTCGACGGTGCTCTTCACAGGCGTACTCCTTGTTGCTGCGACAGTTGGTATCAGTCGGGGTGGCGGGATTTGAACCCACGGCCCCTCGCTCCCAAAGCGAGTGCGCTACCAAGCTGCGCCACACCCCGTGGCGACGGCCAGTGTATGCGGTCCGCTTCCGCCCGCGTGCGCTGGAGTCACCT from Paractinoplanes brasiliensis encodes the following:
- the tig gene encoding trigger factor, producing the protein MKSTVETLSPTRVKLAIEVPFDELKPSLQKAYREIGAQVQVPGFRRGKIPAAVIDQRVGRGAVLNEAVQEAIPQQILAAVREHDVKTLGRPEVEITEFADNEPLRFTAEVDVRPEITVPDLKTISVTVPAVEIGDNEIDEQINGLRERFATLKTVDRPAAEGDYVQLDLKATVDGQEVPGGSATNISHEVGSKQLLPGLDEVLVGLVADADAQFTTQLVGGDFAGRDAEVEVKVRSVKDKQLPEVDDDFAQMASEFDTLEELRNDLRERLTKVKKVEQIYAARDEALKQLVEAADIPAPEGVVKDEVEGRKQAMTDQLERIGATLQDYLTSEDKTEEQIDQELTEAAVEGVRIQLLLDTIADAEDVQVSDDEFGHEIVHRAQRAQMQPQQYYDQLVQSGAAAAVFGDVRRGKALASVMEQVEMKDSEGTVLTLDDLRAASEDDHTGHNH
- a CDS encoding ATP-dependent Clp protease proteolytic subunit, producing the protein MTDLTLPSGFAPVHNRYVLPSFVERSSNGMMKETNPYNKMFEDRIIFLGVQVDDASANDVMAQLLTLESSDPDRDILMYINSPGGSFTAMTAIYDTMQYVRPDISTVCLGQAASAAAVLLAGGTAGKRMALPHSRVLIHQPATEGGYGQGSDIEIQAREILRMRTQMEEMISRHSGRTPEQVRKDVDRDKIMTAEEAKEYGLVDVVLASRKKSLQSVG
- a CDS encoding ATP-dependent Clp protease proteolytic subunit is translated as MTDLHLPASPALRGESLSGNLDDSVFNRLLRERIIFLGSEVTDSVANRICAQLLLLSAEDPERDIHLWINSPGGSVYSGMAIYDTMQFIDNDVQTVAMGMAASMGQLLLCAGAPGKRFSLPHARIMMHQPSGGMGGTAADIAIQAEQMLYTKRMFQERVAFHTGQTQEQIERDSDRDRWFTAEEAKDYGFIDKVITGAMQVSDGAGTLN